The stretch of DNA AATTGATCCTCAAATGAACGGGTTTGGCTGCCTGCTCTTACCAGTACGGCGCACTGATAGGGTTTAAATCCTTCTTTGAATAAATCAAGCATGGTATTGCCAACCAGATAGGCTTCTTGCTGGTCATCCCATACTTTGATGACATGGACTTTCTCCCCTTCGGCAAGCGTCGTACGCAAGGTTTTGCCAAGCCGTGCGTTATTATTTTTAATTAATCCAGATGCGGCAGCAAGGATGTGAGGGGTTGAGCGGTAATTATCTTCGAGGCGGATAATTTTAGCGCCTGGAAATTCATGCTCAAACTTTAAAATATTGCCTACTTCAGCCCCTCGCCAACCATAAATGGATTGATCATCATCGCCGACGCAGCAAATATTTTTATGATGCTGTGCAAATAATCGCAACCACAAATATTGGGTGACGTTGGTATCTTGATATTCATCAACCAAAATATATTTAAATTGATGCTGATAGTCGCGCAAAATCTGGGGAAATTCTTTAAATAGCTTGAGATTCAGGAGTAGCAAATCACCAAAATCCATGGCATTGAGTTGCTTTAATCGTTCCTGGTAGCGAGTGTAAACGTCGATCGGATCCCAATGCCCCTTGCCAAGCAGTCGGTCTTCATTGACCAGATCTTCCGGCAGAAGTCCTTTGTCTTTAAAACGCTGAATGACCTGGAGTATCGATTTTCCTGAATATTTTTTATCATCTAAATTAGGGAAAAGCTCCTGCAAGACCTGACGCATCAGGCGTTCCTGGTCATCGGTATCGATAATGGTAAATTGATGGCTGTAACCTAGGAGATCGGCATGACGGCGCAGAATACGAACGGCAATAGAATGGAACGTACCGAGCCACAAGCCACTGGTATAATCGCCGATAAGTTGGTGAATACGATGCTCCATCTCCCGTGCTGCTTTATTCGTAAAGGTAACCGCAAGAATTTGCCCAGGCATAGCAAGTTTTTGCGTGAGGAGATAGGTAATACGGCTGGTGAGTGCTTTGGTTTTTCCTGTTCCTGCTCCTGCAAGGACCAGTAATGGGCCTTCTGTCAAGAGAACAGCTTGCCGTTGGGCCTCGTTTAACCCTGCAAGAAATGTATTCGTAGAGGAATCCGTATTATCCATGTAAATCCCTTATTCCAGATAAATGAAACATGAGTATGGAGACATGGGATTTTCAAGTCAAGAAAGGTTTTTTTAAAAGAGTGCGAATTTTTTTTGACAATTAATTAAAAAAATAGGCTATAATCACAGATGACTTGTTTGGGAATGAACGGGTGAGGATGATGCTCTAGGTTTTGGGTGCTAGAGATTGGCGCTAGAGATGTGATCTGGTGGGGTTGGGAATAAGAGGGAAATGTTATGGGGGATGCTCCAGATCACATCTCTAGCTAGGCCTGGTTTCCCTGGGCCTTGAGAGGGTTTTTATTTCGTGTATCCCTTCAACTGATAATCATTGTAGCAACTTATTGTTGCACTAATATGACAAAAGCGCATATTTTTAAAAAAAATCTTAGAAATCAAAAAGAAACACGTTTTATTTATGTTATTTTATCTCAAAAAGTCCGATTAAATAAAGAAATAGCAGGGATTGCGTTCATCGTGCAATCACTGCTATTTAGTCTAAATCTTGATTGGGTATCTACTTCTCAAACGGATCTTTCAATAAAATCGTATGATCGCGTTCTGGGCTGGTAGAAATCACCGTAATAGGAATTCCAGTTAATGTTTCCAACCGTTTGATGTAATTACGCGTTGCTTGTGGAAGCCCTTCGAGTGAATTGATACCGGTAATGGTTTCTTTCCAACCAGGCATTGTTTCGTAAACAGGTTCAACCACTAATTGTGCCGCAGAAGAAGAGGGGTAGTAATCAATGGTTTCACCGTGTAGGCGATAGCCAACACAGATTTTAATCTCATCAAGGCCATCGAGAATATCAAGCTTGGTTAAAGCGATACCATGCACACCAGAAAGGGTAGCTGCTTGTCGAACCATGACGGCATCAAACCATCCGCAACGGCGGCTACGTCCGGTGACGGTTCCGAATTCTTTACCTTTTTCACCCAGATGCTTCCCTACTTCGTCTTGAAGCTCTGTGGGGAAGGGGCCGCTGCCTACGCGGGTGGTATAGGCCTTGGTAATGCCAAGTACATAACTATGATGATTAATGCCAAGGCCTGTACCTGTATACGCTTGCGCTGCAACGGTATTGGACGATGTCACAAAAGGGTAAGTACCGGCATCAACGTCGAGCATTAATCCCTGTGCACCTTCAAAAAGAATGCGTTTGCCGGACTTAGCCAATTTATCCATTAATTTCCATCCTGGTGTGGCAAAAGGCAGTACCTGGTCGGCTATGGCCAGCAATTCATCCATAATGGTTTGTGCTTTAACTTCTGGTGCATTTAATCCACGCCGGATAGCATTGTGATAGAAAATCAAACCTTCGACGCGATCTTGCAGGTAGTCACGGTCGGTTAAGTCGCATAAACGGATAGCCCGGCGCGCGATTTTATCCTCGTATGCAGGTCCAATGCCGCGGCCGGTGGTACCAATTTTGCTTTTACCGCGATAGGCTTCAGCTAATTGGTCGATCTCACGGTGTAAACTCACAATGAGGGGAACCGTGTCGGCAATCGCTAAATTATCCGTTGAAACGGGAATACCGGCTTGTTTAAGCGTATCAATTTCTCTAAGAAGGGCATAGGGGTCTAGCACAACTCCATTGCCAATCACTGCCATTTTGCCTGGGCGGATAATACCGCTTGGAAGCAAGCTTAATTTATAGGTAGTCCCTTGGATAACGAGGGTATGTCCGGCATTGTGCCCACCTTGAAAACGAGCAACAACATCCGCTTTTTCGGATAACCAATCAACTATTTTACCTTTACCTTCATCGCCCCATTGGACGCCGACAACCGTTACATGGCTCATGAATAACCTTTTCTAATGATCAAGCCGAACGAGTGTATAAGATATCGAAACAAGATGCAACAAGACTGAACAATCTCTGCGTTTCACTTCACAGATGCTAATAATCTAAGCTAAAGGGGCGCGGGTCATAGCCTAGTTCACTGCGAGCCTGGCTATCGTCAAATAGCATATCACGTTCCATTCGTAAGATGGTTTCAGAATTAAAGGGGCCAAAGGGAAAATATTCAAAGATTTTCGGCAATGATTCCAGCTGGAATATACGCGGTTTTTTATGATAGCGGTGAAACAGGAAAGTCACAATATCACGCATGGTCATGACATCTCCACCTTCAATGGAATAAATTTTATTCCGACTGATGGGATTGATAAAAGCACTCAGCATTACCTGGGCGACATCATCAGCATGGGTAGGGGCGCGTTTCCCTTTTCCTTTACCTGGAAAAAGAAAGATACTGTAACGCTTGATCATGTTATCAAGCAGTGTGATATTTAAATCCAAACCATACCCATAAATGAGTGAAGGTCTGAAAATGGTAAACGCGATTCCAAATGCAGCGCATTGTTTTTGGAGTTCCTTTTCAGCTCTATGGATAGCCTGAGCTTCCAGCTGTTCCTTTTTATTGGGCGATTTCGATTTCGTCATCACCGAAGTGGAACTAAGCGCAATGATATGCTGCACATGCTGACTGGCTAATTGCGGAATATGTTGAGGTAGTAAGGTGATGTTCACCGTTGAAAAAACAACACTGGTGGGATTAGGCAGGATCAAAGGCTGTTGCGTCAGATCAGCGGTAAACCAGGTTAAATGAGAATGGGTCAGAGGCACTGATGTGACATGCCTGGAAGCAAAAACCTGTGCATCACCAGCAAGCAGTCTGCGTAGCAAGGCAACGCCTACCTGGTCGGATGTACCCAATATGGTAACCTTAGGGCTGTTTTCAAAGACAGGTTGGTTCATGCATTTGGTGTGCAACAGCGCTAACCGCCGCAGATTGGTATCATGCGCGGAAGGATAAGGTATAATAAGCCTGTGAAGCGGGTTTAAAAGCTTCCAAAAAAATTCGTGCATGACATCATTATGCGTAAATTGAAATTCCATTATACCTTTAGTTGTGCCAGTCGACAATACAGAAAATTAACGGGGATCATTGAGGGGCCGTTCAATCGCATTTTTATAATATCCATCCATGTGTCCTCTTAGGATAGATACCGTGTCGATTTGACAGTTCCTTCCTGATTAGTTGTTTTGGTAGACTTAATCGATTCCTTTTTTAAGTGACTATTTTTGTCATGAGTAGGTAATTGATTCGTGCGT from Alphaproteobacteria bacterium encodes:
- a CDS encoding UvrD-helicase domain-containing protein — translated: MDNTDSSTNTFLAGLNEAQRQAVLLTEGPLLVLAGAGTGKTKALTSRITYLLTQKLAMPGQILAVTFTNKAAREMEHRIHQLIGDYTSGLWLGTFHSIAVRILRRHADLLGYSHQFTIIDTDDQERLMRQVLQELFPNLDDKKYSGKSILQVIQRFKDKGLLPEDLVNEDRLLGKGHWDPIDVYTRYQERLKQLNAMDFGDLLLLNLKLFKEFPQILRDYQHQFKYILVDEYQDTNVTQYLWLRLFAQHHKNICCVGDDDQSIYGWRGAEVGNILKFEHEFPGAKIIRLEDNYRSTPHILAAASGLIKNNNARLGKTLRTTLAEGEKVHVIKVWDDQQEAYLVGNTMLDLFKEGFKPYQCAVLVRAGSQTRSFEDQFTRLGIAYRVIGGFKFYERLEVRDVIAYLRLLIQPSDDLAFERIINTPKRGVGDSTP
- a CDS encoding adenylosuccinate synthase, whose protein sequence is MSHVTVVGVQWGDEGKGKIVDWLSEKADVVARFQGGHNAGHTLVIQGTTYKLSLLPSGIIRPGKMAVIGNGVVLDPYALLREIDTLKQAGIPVSTDNLAIADTVPLIVSLHREIDQLAEAYRGKSKIGTTGRGIGPAYEDKIARRAIRLCDLTDRDYLQDRVEGLIFYHNAIRRGLNAPEVKAQTIMDELLAIADQVLPFATPGWKLMDKLAKSGKRILFEGAQGLMLDVDAGTYPFVTSSNTVAAQAYTGTGLGINHHSYVLGITKAYTTRVGSGPFPTELQDEVGKHLGEKGKEFGTVTGRSRRCGWFDAVMVRQAATLSGVHGIALTKLDILDGLDEIKICVGYRLHGETIDYYPSSSAAQLVVEPVYETMPGWKETITGINSLEGLPQATRNYIKRLETLTGIPITVISTSPERDHTILLKDPFEK
- a CDS encoding NAD(P)-dependent oxidoreductase — encoded protein: MEFQFTHNDVMHEFFWKLLNPLHRLIIPYPSAHDTNLRRLALLHTKCMNQPVFENSPKVTILGTSDQVGVALLRRLLAGDAQVFASRHVTSVPLTHSHLTWFTADLTQQPLILPNPTSVVFSTVNITLLPQHIPQLASQHVQHIIALSSTSVMTKSKSPNKKEQLEAQAIHRAEKELQKQCAAFGIAFTIFRPSLIYGYGLDLNITLLDNMIKRYSIFLFPGKGKGKRAPTHADDVAQVMLSAFINPISRNKIYSIEGGDVMTMRDIVTFLFHRYHKKPRIFQLESLPKIFEYFPFGPFNSETILRMERDMLFDDSQARSELGYDPRPFSLDY